One window of Aliarcobacter lanthieri genomic DNA carries:
- a CDS encoding sulfite exporter TauE/SafE family protein, translating to MEFGLIAFGLITGFTSGFFGIGGGSILIPMLLLANYGMKEAVSISIMQMVFSSIYGSFLNSKKIKGLVRDGVILGLGASLGGATSGYFLPKVPDIYLQYLFITALLYTIYTLFRAPAYSTAQKEDKGIFVLLVIGYFVGILAMSIGIGGSLVLLPILVGFLKYDLKVATALGLFFVIFSSIGGFISTSIYGNMLYYEGAIIGIGSLIGVYFGIKIKERTKATSYKSFVLLLNLLVLIVTIYKTVF from the coding sequence ATGGAATTTGGGTTAATAGCTTTTGGGCTTATCACGGGTTTTACTTCTGGTTTTTTTGGTATTGGAGGAGGAAGTATATTAATCCCTATGTTATTACTTGCAAACTATGGAATGAAAGAAGCAGTTTCAATATCTATTATGCAAATGGTATTCTCTTCAATTTATGGTTCTTTTTTAAATTCAAAGAAAATTAAAGGCTTAGTAAGAGATGGTGTTATATTAGGATTAGGAGCTAGTTTAGGTGGAGCTACGAGTGGTTATTTTTTACCAAAAGTTCCAGATATCTACCTTCAATATCTTTTTATAACTGCACTTTTATATACAATTTACACTCTATTTAGAGCACCTGCTTATTCAACTGCTCAAAAAGAAGACAAAGGTATATTTGTACTTTTAGTTATTGGTTATTTTGTTGGAATTTTAGCTATGAGTATAGGAATTGGTGGTTCATTAGTATTACTTCCTATTTTAGTTGGATTCTTAAAATATGATTTAAAAGTAGCAACTGCTTTAGGACTATTTTTCGTAATTTTTTCTTCAATTGGAGGTTTTATTTCTACTTCAATTTATGGAAATATGTTATATTATGAAGGTGCAATAATCGGTATTGGTTCTCTTATTGGTGTATATTTTGGAATAAAGATAAAAGAGAGAACAAAAGCTACTTCATATAAATCATTTGTTTTACTTTTAAACCTTCTTGTACTAATAGTTACAATTTATAAAACAGTGTTTTAA
- the uvrA gene encoding excinuclease ABC subunit UvrA, whose translation MSDTIKIFNAKENNLKNINLEIPKNKLIVFTGLSGSGKSTLAFDTLYAEGQRRYIESLSSYARQFLDKVGKPDVERIEGLTPAIAIDQKTTSKNPRSTVGTITEIYDYFRLLYARVGKQHCHQCGKPISQMSVSDIIEQVLSLPEDSKLIILAPLINRKKGSFADLLESLRGKGYVRAIIDGVMVRLDEDIELSKTQMHTIKVVIDRVTIKDENKDRIAQDVEKGLKESFGELEIEIANYEELSTQKSIHYSEHMACFDCKISFEPLEPLSFSFNSPKGACSSCDGLGIRYTLDMKKIINEDLDIENGAIKIIYGFNKGFYFKMLMAFCESMQINTKIPFCELEDYQKKAILHGSAEDFSFFWKRHKLTRKWEGIIKLAYDMIKDEKEMAEYMTEKKCDSCGGNRLKPSSQSVFVAQKTIPDLLNIPIEDSHKFFQDEKNFEYLSEQNKMIAAPILKEIRERIFFLFDVGLGYITLGRDARTISGGEAQRIRVASQIGSGLTGVMYVLDEPSIGLHERDTSKLINTLRALQQKGNTVIVVEHDKETIQSADFIVDIGPNAGKFGGEVVFAGTLKEMKKAKTLTALYVTEAKRIEYAHNRPQKEFIEIKNVNINNIKNLDVKIPLKNLVSITGVSGSGKSSLILQTLLPVAQELLNRARKVKKVDGVEIEGLEKLDKVIYLDQSPIGRTPRSNPATYTGLMDEVRDLFAKTKEANLRGYKIGRFSFNVKGGRCEKCQGEGEIKIEMHFLPDIMVKCDACHGQRYNAQTLEIMYKGKNISDVLNMSVDEALEFFIKVPKLKAKLQTLSDVGLGYITLGQNAITLSGGEAQRIKLSKELSKKDTGNTLYVLDEPTTGLHFADVDRLTKVLHHLVDLGNSVLVIEHNLDVIKNSDWVIDIGPEGGSKGGKIVDEGTPEFMAKNHKNSGSYTGYYLDKEINHN comes from the coding sequence ATGAGTGATACAATAAAAATTTTTAATGCAAAAGAGAATAATCTAAAAAATATAAACTTAGAAATCCCAAAAAATAAGCTTATAGTATTTACAGGACTTAGTGGAAGTGGAAAATCAACTTTAGCTTTTGATACACTTTATGCTGAAGGTCAAAGAAGATATATAGAGTCTTTATCTTCTTATGCAAGACAGTTCTTGGATAAAGTTGGAAAACCTGATGTTGAAAGAATAGAAGGTTTAACTCCAGCAATTGCAATTGATCAAAAAACAACATCAAAAAATCCTCGTTCAACTGTTGGAACAATTACTGAAATTTACGACTATTTTAGACTTTTATATGCAAGAGTTGGAAAACAACACTGTCATCAATGTGGAAAACCCATCTCACAAATGAGTGTTAGTGATATTATAGAACAAGTTTTATCTTTACCAGAAGATTCAAAACTTATTATTTTAGCACCACTTATCAATAGAAAAAAAGGGAGCTTTGCTGATTTACTAGAAAGCCTTAGAGGTAAAGGATATGTAAGAGCAATAATAGATGGTGTTATGGTAAGACTTGATGAAGATATTGAGTTATCAAAAACACAAATGCATACTATTAAAGTGGTTATAGATAGAGTTACAATAAAAGATGAAAATAAAGATAGGATTGCACAAGATGTTGAAAAAGGATTAAAAGAGAGTTTTGGAGAATTAGAAATTGAAATAGCGAATTATGAAGAATTAAGTACACAAAAAAGTATTCATTACTCTGAACATATGGCTTGTTTTGACTGTAAAATATCATTTGAACCACTTGAACCATTGTCATTTTCTTTTAACTCACCAAAAGGTGCTTGTAGTTCTTGTGATGGTTTAGGCATTCGTTATACTCTTGATATGAAAAAAATAATAAATGAAGATTTAGATATTGAAAATGGAGCTATAAAAATCATTTATGGTTTTAACAAAGGTTTTTACTTTAAAATGCTTATGGCATTTTGTGAAAGTATGCAAATAAATACTAAAATTCCTTTTTGTGAGCTTGAAGATTATCAAAAAAAAGCAATACTACATGGAAGTGCTGAAGATTTCTCATTTTTCTGGAAAAGACATAAACTTACAAGAAAATGGGAAGGTATCATAAAATTAGCTTATGATATGATAAAAGATGAAAAAGAGATGGCTGAATATATGACAGAGAAGAAGTGTGATTCATGTGGAGGAAATAGATTAAAGCCTTCTTCTCAAAGTGTTTTTGTCGCACAAAAAACTATTCCTGATTTATTAAATATACCTATTGAAGATTCACATAAATTTTTTCAAGATGAAAAAAATTTTGAGTACTTATCTGAACAAAATAAAATGATTGCAGCACCTATTTTAAAAGAGATAAGAGAAAGAATATTTTTTCTTTTTGATGTTGGTTTAGGATATATAACTTTAGGAAGAGATGCCAGAACTATAAGTGGAGGAGAAGCCCAAAGGATAAGAGTTGCTTCTCAAATTGGAAGTGGACTAACAGGAGTTATGTATGTACTTGATGAACCATCTATTGGACTTCATGAAAGGGATACAAGTAAACTAATAAATACTTTAAGAGCATTACAACAAAAAGGTAATACAGTTATTGTTGTAGAACATGATAAAGAAACAATTCAATCAGCTGATTTCATAGTTGATATTGGTCCAAATGCAGGAAAATTTGGTGGAGAAGTAGTATTTGCTGGAACACTAAAAGAAATGAAAAAAGCAAAAACTTTAACAGCACTGTATGTAACAGAAGCAAAAAGAATAGAGTATGCTCACAACCGTCCACAAAAAGAGTTTATAGAGATCAAAAATGTAAATATAAACAACATAAAAAATCTTGATGTGAAAATTCCTCTTAAAAATTTAGTTTCAATAACAGGAGTTAGTGGAAGTGGAAAATCATCGCTTATATTGCAGACCCTACTTCCTGTTGCACAAGAACTTTTAAATCGTGCAAGAAAAGTTAAAAAAGTAGATGGAGTAGAAATAGAGGGACTTGAAAAATTAGATAAAGTTATCTATCTTGACCAAAGCCCAATAGGAAGAACTCCAAGAAGTAATCCTGCAACTTATACTGGACTTATGGATGAAGTAAGAGATTTATTTGCTAAAACAAAAGAGGCAAATTTAAGAGGATATAAAATCGGTCGTTTTTCATTTAATGTAAAAGGTGGAAGATGTGAAAAATGTCAAGGAGAAGGTGAAATAAAAATAGAAATGCACTTTTTACCAGATATTATGGTTAAGTGTGATGCTTGTCATGGACAAAGATATAATGCTCAAACTTTAGAGATAATGTACAAAGGTAAAAATATATCTGATGTTCTAAATATGAGTGTTGATGAAGCTTTAGAATTTTTTATAAAAGTACCTAAACTTAAAGCGAAACTTCAAACTTTAAGTGATGTAGGACTTGGATATATAACTTTAGGGCAAAATGCCATCACACTATCAGGTGGAGAAGCACAAAGAATAAAGCTAAGCAAAGAATTAAGTAAAAAAGATACAGGAAATACTCTTTATGTATTAGATGAGCCTACAACTGGACTTCATTTTGCTGATGTGGACAGACTAACAAAAGTTCTTCATCATTTAGTTGATTTAGGAAATTCTGTACTTGTAATAGAACATAACCTTGATGTTATAAAAAACTCTGATTGGGTTATAGATATAGGTCCAGAAGGTGGAAGCAAAGGTGGAAAAATTGTAGATGAAGGAACACCAGAATTTATGGCAAAAAATCATAAAAATAGTGGTTCATATACTGGTTACTATTTAGATAAAGAGATAAATCACAACTAA
- a CDS encoding PAS domain-containing protein, whose amino-acid sequence MNKEKEIILDDYAFLVSQTDEKGIIEFANEDFCKVAEYSIDELIGQPHNIVRHPDMPKSAFEDLWNTIKNDKIWTGYVKNTTKSGGFYWVFATIYPTLLSNGKKGYLSCRKKATSKEIEIAINLYKI is encoded by the coding sequence ATGAATAAAGAAAAAGAAATCATTTTAGATGATTATGCATTCTTAGTGAGTCAAACAGATGAAAAAGGAATTATAGAATTCGCAAATGAAGATTTTTGTAAAGTTGCTGAATATAGTATTGATGAATTAATTGGACAACCTCATAATATTGTAAGACATCCTGATATGCCCAAAAGTGCATTTGAAGATTTATGGAATACTATAAAAAATGATAAAATTTGGACAGGATATGTAAAAAATACTACGAAGTCTGGTGGATTTTATTGGGTTTTTGCAACAATTTATCCCACTTTATTATCTAATGGTAAAAAAGGATATCTTTCTTGTAGAAAAAAAGCAACTTCTAAAGAGATAGAAATAGCTATAAATTTATATAAAATTTAA
- a CDS encoding helix-turn-helix domain-containing protein — protein sequence MLNLPEIVTEEEIEEYFKQISKNVKRLRKERNLSQLEVALSIGQKSSGFYANTENNAHGKHFNLVHLLKLSKLFNTSMEEFFKDIE from the coding sequence ATGTTAAATTTACCAGAAATAGTTACAGAAGAAGAAATTGAAGAATATTTTAAGCAGATTTCAAAGAATGTTAAAAGATTAAGAAAAGAGAGAAATTTAAGTCAATTAGAAGTTGCTTTATCTATTGGACAAAAATCTTCAGGATTTTATGCAAATACTGAAAACAATGCACATGGAAAGCATTTTAATTTAGTTCATTTACTCAAACTCTCTAAGTTATTTAATACTTCAATGGAAGAGTTTTTTAAAGATATAGAATAA
- a CDS encoding EAL domain-containing protein, with translation MSEQIDKNETLSNEIEDILSQDNIDKHQLLDKLKLLNQYKRALDESSIVSKTDIKGIITYTNNNFCEISGYTKEELIGKHHNIIRHPDMSKEVFEELWKVIAKKEIFKGIIKNKRKDGSAYYVDTTIIPILDNEDNIIEFMAIRFDITKIYEQEKIIQEQYLDELTNLPNRMKLLKDIKKSEYSKVALININRFRDINNFYGFEAGDKVIQKFASILKKLTPSNLFLYKLSNDIFAILSQDEGMLDDLKYFCKNIIEKIAQNPILVGNNSFYINVTIGVACNCLDNNSNLLSKAEYAVRIARKKGHAILFLDENIELYNKLKENRELVEELKNVLENNNLLLYGQKMINNFTGEEKYETLMRLKLSDGSILSPFKFLEEAKKSKLYLNMTRMIVKKACEYFQGKNIGFSINLTLEDLKDQYTMDFIYNTLLRTKTAELIAFEIVESEGIENFEEVGNFIKRVKQLGCKVAIDDFGTGYSNFEYIIKLDVDYVKIDGSLIKNVDTDEHLYLTVKAIVNFAKALNIKTVAEFVHNKEVFDIVQELNIDYSQGYYLHQPEELK, from the coding sequence TTGAGTGAGCAAATAGATAAAAACGAGACTCTTTCAAATGAAATTGAAGATATTCTATCTCAAGATAACATAGATAAACATCAGCTACTAGATAAACTTAAACTTTTAAATCAGTATAAAAGAGCTTTGGATGAAAGCTCAATAGTTTCAAAAACTGATATTAAAGGTATCATAACTTATACAAATAATAACTTTTGTGAAATTTCAGGCTATACAAAAGAAGAATTGATAGGTAAACATCATAATATAATAAGACATCCAGATATGTCAAAAGAAGTTTTTGAAGAGTTATGGAAAGTAATTGCAAAAAAAGAAATATTTAAAGGAATTATTAAAAATAAAAGAAAAGATGGTAGCGCTTACTATGTAGATACTACTATTATTCCAATACTTGATAATGAAGATAATATTATTGAATTTATGGCAATAAGATTTGATATTACAAAAATATATGAACAAGAAAAAATTATTCAAGAACAATATTTAGATGAATTAACTAATTTACCAAATAGAATGAAACTTCTAAAAGATATAAAAAAATCAGAATATTCAAAAGTAGCACTTATAAATATAAATAGATTTAGAGATATAAATAATTTTTATGGTTTTGAAGCTGGTGATAAAGTTATTCAAAAGTTTGCATCTATTCTTAAAAAGTTGACACCCTCAAATTTATTTTTATACAAACTATCAAATGATATTTTTGCAATATTATCTCAAGATGAAGGTATGTTAGATGATCTAAAGTATTTTTGTAAAAATATTATAGAAAAGATTGCACAAAATCCAATTTTAGTTGGTAATAATAGTTTTTATATAAATGTTACAATAGGTGTTGCTTGTAATTGTCTAGATAATAATTCAAACCTACTATCAAAAGCTGAATATGCTGTAAGAATTGCTAGAAAAAAAGGTCATGCCATACTATTCTTAGATGAAAATATAGAGTTATATAATAAGCTAAAAGAGAATAGAGAATTAGTTGAAGAGTTAAAAAATGTTTTAGAAAATAATAATCTATTACTTTATGGTCAAAAAATGATAAATAACTTTACTGGTGAAGAGAAATATGAAACTCTTATGAGATTAAAGTTAAGTGATGGCTCTATACTATCTCCTTTTAAATTTTTAGAAGAAGCAAAAAAATCAAAACTATATCTTAATATGACAAGAATGATAGTTAAAAAAGCTTGTGAATATTTTCAAGGTAAAAATATAGGTTTTAGTATTAATCTAACTTTAGAAGATTTAAAAGATCAATATACGATGGATTTTATTTATAATACACTTCTTAGAACAAAAACAGCAGAACTTATAGCTTTTGAAATAGTTGAAAGTGAAGGAATTGAAAATTTTGAAGAAGTTGGTAATTTTATAAAAAGAGTTAAACAATTAGGTTGTAAAGTTGCTATAGATGATTTTGGAACTGGATATTCAAATTTTGAATATATTATCAAACTTGATGTTGATTATGTAAAGATAGATGGTTCTTTAATAAAAAATGTAGATACAGATGAACATTTATATCTTACAGTGAAAGCTATTGTAAATTTTGCAAAAGCTTTAAATATAAAAACTGTTGCAGAATTTGTTCATAATAAAGAAGTTTTTGATATTGTTCAAGAATTAAATATAGATTATTCTCAAGGTTATTATCTACATCAACCAGAAGAGTTAAAATAA
- the lipA gene encoding lipoyl synthase, giving the protein MTQQMKLNQSANFKKPEWLRKKLTPHTQVEMESLLKDVGGLHTICQEAKCPNISECFANKNATFLILGNICTRRCTYCNVTTGRPNGVDLSEVQKVTTSVLRLGLKFVVITSPARDDLSDGGAEQFYKVTKDIIEKSPQTKVEILIPDFRGNEDSLKRVIDSGATIIGHNVETVPSLYRIRRNGTYERSLEVLRKLKELGGDKVKTKSALMVGLGETEEEMVQVFKDLLNVGCKFLSIGQYLAPSGDYEKVIEYVKPEQFLKYEKLAYDLGFEFVKASPYARSSYMAHHYLNMASAL; this is encoded by the coding sequence ATGACACAACAAATGAAATTAAATCAATCAGCAAATTTTAAAAAACCAGAGTGGTTAAGAAAGAAATTAACTCCACACACACAAGTAGAAATGGAGAGTCTGCTTAAAGATGTAGGTGGATTACATACAATCTGTCAAGAAGCAAAATGTCCAAACATAAGTGAATGTTTTGCAAATAAAAATGCTACATTTTTAATCTTAGGAAATATTTGTACAAGAAGATGTACATACTGTAATGTTACAACAGGACGTCCAAATGGAGTAGATTTAAGTGAAGTTCAAAAAGTTACAACTTCAGTTTTAAGACTTGGGCTTAAATTTGTAGTTATTACAAGTCCAGCAAGAGATGACTTATCTGATGGTGGAGCAGAGCAATTTTACAAAGTTACAAAAGATATTATAGAAAAATCTCCACAAACAAAAGTTGAGATTTTAATTCCTGATTTTAGAGGGAATGAAGATAGCTTAAAAAGAGTTATTGATTCAGGTGCTACAATAATTGGACATAATGTTGAAACAGTACCTAGTTTATATAGAATACGACGAAATGGAACTTATGAAAGAAGTTTAGAAGTTTTAAGAAAGTTAAAAGAACTTGGTGGAGACAAAGTTAAAACAAAAAGTGCTTTAATGGTAGGACTTGGAGAAACAGAAGAAGAAATGGTTCAAGTCTTTAAAGATTTGTTAAATGTTGGGTGTAAATTTTTAAGTATAGGACAGTATCTCGCACCTAGTGGAGATTATGAAAAAGTTATTGAGTATGTAAAACCCGAACAATTCCTAAAATATGAGAAATTAGCTTATGATTTAGGATTTGAATTTGTGAAAGCAAGTCCTTATGCAAGAAGTTCATATATGGCACATCATTATTTAAATATGGCTTCTGCTTTGTAA
- a CDS encoding lipoate--protein ligase family protein — MIFNNKFRLIISHNHSAKVNSNIDNTLFKNFKETDLPILRIYSWQNSITFGAGQNPEDYQNFIKEYKNNYSKRITGGGVLFHGHDISYSLILPSQMIENKNVKETYELICKFIITFYNDIGLNASFAKDIKEITLSKSPFCQVGFEAYDIIINGQKIGGNAQKRAKKVIFQHGSIPIKNVKNDEKYGTSLESFSIKLEFKEAIEKLKEAFEKTFDAKLVNSELNEDELKIYNELCKE, encoded by the coding sequence ATGATATTCAATAATAAATTTAGACTGATTATATCACATAATCATAGCGCAAAAGTTAACTCAAATATAGATAACACACTATTTAAAAATTTTAAAGAGACTGATTTACCAATATTAAGAATATACTCGTGGCAGAACTCAATTACATTTGGTGCTGGACAGAATCCAGAAGATTATCAAAATTTTATAAAGGAGTATAAAAACAATTATTCAAAAAGAATAACTGGTGGTGGAGTTTTATTTCATGGACATGATATTTCATATTCACTAATACTTCCATCACAAATGATAGAAAATAAAAATGTAAAAGAGACTTATGAGTTAATTTGTAAGTTCATAATAACTTTTTATAATGATATTGGATTAAATGCTTCTTTTGCAAAAGATATAAAAGAGATAACTTTAAGTAAAAGTCCTTTTTGTCAAGTAGGATTTGAGGCTTATGATATTATAATAAATGGACAGAAGATAGGTGGGAATGCACAAAAAAGAGCAAAAAAAGTAATTTTTCAACATGGCTCAATTCCAATAAAGAATGTAAAGAATGATGAGAAATATGGTACAAGCTTGGAGAGTTTTAGTATAAAATTAGAGTTTAAAGAAGCAATAGAAAAACTAAAAGAAGCATTTGAAAAAACTTTTGATGCAAAACTTGTAAATTCAGAATTGAATGAAGATGAATTAAAAATATATAATGAATTATGTAAGGAATAA
- the aceE gene encoding pyruvate dehydrogenase (acetyl-transferring), homodimeric type: protein MPTLNLEDVNPLETQEWIEALEAIIEEEGVERAHFLLEKLIDKSRRSGAHLPYSATTAYINTISPNEEPKMPANMDLERKIRSIIRWNAQIMVQRASNKGLDLGGHIASFQSSATLYDVAFNHFFRAPNEKDGGDLIFFQGHISPGIYARSFLEGRFTEDQMDNFRQEAFNDGLSSYPHPKLMPSYWQFPTVSMGLGPLQAIYQARFLKYLTNRGIKDCSAQKVYCFMGDGECDEPESLGAIGMAAREGLDNLIFVINCNLQRLDGPVRGNGKIIQELEGEFRGAGWEVLKVIWGGLWDTLLEKDTSGKLLELMEQTVDGEYQNFKQKGGAYTRENFFNKFPETAKLVENLSDNDIWKLNRGGHDPVKVYAAFKRATETTGRPTVILAKTVKGYGMGSAAEGMNIAHQVKKVDVNHLKAFRDRFDLPISDEAVESYSYYKPEESSPEVQYLKEKRTALGGFVPQRLEKFTNKLEIPVLNDFESILAGSGDREISTTMAFVRVLNVLLKDKNIGKQIVPIVPDEARTFGMEGMFRQYGIYSSAGQKYIPQDKDQVAFYKEDIKGQVLQEGINELGAMSSWIAAATSYSVNDYPMIPFYIFYSMFGFQRTGDLCWAAGDQKARGFLVGGTSGRTTLNGEGLQHEDGHSHILANTVPNCISYDPTYGYEVAVIVQDGINRMYGEKQEDIFYYITTLNQNYAQPAIPEGAEEGIIKGIYKVKTFEAKNDFKVKLLGSGSIFQEAIRAAEILANEYDIKVDIYSVTSYNELTREAQDIERENLLNLDAEPKIPYVEKVLGSNTDNIVISATDYMKAYSEQLRPYVKGSFKALGTDGFGRSDSRANLRKFFEVDTNFIVYTTLAELARAGKLDKKVAIEAMKKYEIDSTRISPRNA from the coding sequence ATGCCAACATTAAATTTAGAAGATGTTAATCCTCTTGAAACACAAGAATGGATTGAAGCCTTAGAAGCTATAATAGAAGAAGAAGGGGTAGAGAGAGCCCATTTTCTATTAGAAAAATTAATTGACAAATCAAGAAGAAGTGGAGCACATTTACCATATAGTGCAACAACAGCTTACATAAATACAATTTCTCCAAATGAAGAACCAAAAATGCCAGCAAATATGGATTTAGAGAGAAAAATAAGATCTATCATTAGATGGAATGCACAAATTATGGTACAAAGAGCTTCAAATAAAGGCTTAGATCTTGGAGGGCATATTGCATCTTTCCAATCATCTGCTACACTTTATGATGTTGCTTTTAATCACTTTTTTAGAGCACCAAATGAGAAAGATGGTGGAGATTTAATCTTCTTCCAAGGACATATAAGCCCTGGTATTTATGCAAGAAGTTTCTTAGAAGGAAGATTCACTGAAGATCAAATGGATAACTTTAGACAAGAAGCATTTAATGATGGATTATCATCATATCCTCACCCAAAACTAATGCCTTCATATTGGCAGTTTCCAACAGTTTCAATGGGACTTGGACCATTACAAGCTATTTATCAAGCAAGATTTTTAAAATACCTTACAAATAGAGGTATCAAAGATTGTAGTGCACAAAAAGTTTATTGCTTTATGGGAGATGGTGAATGTGATGAACCTGAATCACTTGGAGCTATTGGAATGGCAGCACGTGAAGGTTTAGATAACTTAATTTTTGTTATAAATTGTAACTTACAAAGACTTGATGGTCCAGTAAGAGGAAATGGAAAAATAATCCAAGAACTTGAAGGTGAATTTAGAGGAGCTGGATGGGAAGTTCTAAAAGTTATCTGGGGTGGATTATGGGATACTTTACTTGAAAAAGATACATCAGGAAAACTTCTTGAATTGATGGAACAAACGGTTGATGGAGAGTATCAAAACTTTAAACAAAAAGGTGGAGCATACACAAGAGAAAACTTCTTTAATAAATTCCCTGAAACTGCAAAGTTAGTTGAAAATTTAAGTGACAATGATATTTGGAAATTAAATAGAGGTGGACACGATCCAGTTAAAGTTTATGCTGCATTTAAAAGAGCAACAGAAACAACAGGAAGACCAACTGTAATCTTAGCAAAAACTGTAAAAGGTTATGGAATGGGAAGTGCTGCTGAAGGTATGAATATCGCTCACCAAGTAAAAAAAGTAGATGTAAATCATCTAAAAGCATTTAGAGATAGATTTGATCTACCAATCAGTGATGAAGCTGTTGAATCATATTCATATTATAAACCAGAAGAAAGCTCACCTGAAGTTCAATACTTAAAAGAAAAAAGAACTGCTCTAGGTGGATTTGTACCTCAAAGATTAGAGAAATTCACGAATAAATTAGAAATTCCTGTATTAAATGATTTTGAAAGTATACTTGCTGGAAGTGGAGATAGAGAAATATCTACAACTATGGCATTTGTAAGAGTTTTAAATGTTTTATTAAAAGACAAAAATATTGGGAAACAAATAGTTCCAATAGTTCCAGATGAAGCTAGAACTTTTGGTATGGAAGGTATGTTTAGACAATATGGTATTTATTCAAGTGCTGGACAAAAATATATTCCTCAAGATAAAGATCAAGTTGCTTTCTATAAAGAAGATATCAAAGGTCAAGTTTTACAAGAAGGAATTAATGAACTTGGAGCTATGAGTTCGTGGATAGCTGCTGCAACATCATATTCAGTAAATGATTATCCTATGATTCCATTCTATATTTTCTACTCAATGTTTGGATTCCAAAGAACTGGAGATTTATGTTGGGCAGCAGGTGACCAAAAAGCAAGAGGATTCCTTGTTGGTGGAACTTCAGGTAGAACTACTTTAAATGGTGAAGGATTACAACACGAAGATGGTCACTCACATATTTTAGCAAATACTGTTCCAAATTGTATTTCATATGACCCAACTTATGGATATGAAGTTGCTGTTATTGTACAAGATGGAATAAATAGAATGTATGGTGAGAAACAAGAAGATATTTTCTATTACATTACAACGTTAAATCAAAACTATGCCCAACCAGCAATACCTGAAGGAGCAGAAGAAGGAATTATTAAAGGTATCTATAAAGTAAAAACTTTTGAAGCAAAAAATGATTTTAAAGTTAAACTTTTAGGTTCAGGTTCTATTTTCCAAGAAGCAATAAGAGCTGCAGAGATTTTAGCAAATGAGTATGATATTAAAGTAGATATTTACTCTGTAACATCATACAACGAATTAACAAGAGAAGCTCAAGATATAGAAAGAGAAAATCTTTTAAATTTAGATGCTGAGCCAAAAATTCCTTATGTAGAAAAAGTATTAGGAAGTAATACTGATAATATTGTTATTAGTGCAACAGACTATATGAAGGCATATTCAGAACAACTAAGACCTTATGTAAAAGGAAGTTTTAAAGCTTTAGGAACAGATGGATTTGGTAGAAGTGATAGCAGAGCAAATTTAAGAAAATTCTTTGAAGTTGATACAAACTTTATTGTTTATACAACTTTAGCTGAACTTGCACGTGCTGGTAAATTAGATAAAAAAGTTGCTATTGAAGCTATGAAAAAATATGAGATTGATTCAACTAGAATCTCTCCAAGAAATGCTTAA